A genomic region of Cystobacter fuscus DSM 2262 contains the following coding sequences:
- a CDS encoding glycoside hydrolase family 140 protein encodes MRKTPLLLLSLSLLSACAGEQELRDEATRREATLATPLPRLRVSANSRYLVKDDGSPFFYLGDTAWELFHRLNRSEAVTYLQKRADQGFTVVQAVAVAELDGVNTPNAHGDKPFTNNNPATPATTPGADPGDATQYDYWDHVDFIVSEAESRGIYTALLPTWGSHVLNGTLNTSNAQAYGQFLGSRYAGKPIIWVLGGDRSPAGYEAVWRALAKGIALGVSGTEDYAQLLMTYHPPGAATSSTWFHNEPWLDFNMRQNGHCANTDVWNLNASDLALSPSKPVLDGEPLYEQHPICFNAPTHGYSNDYEIRKYAYWDVFAGAFGHTYGHHSVWQMYAPGRSPVNGPQNYWSEALLQPGASQMKFLRRLIESRPLLVRIPDQTVLSTSAGSGTARIQATRGSDGGYAFVYSASGQSFGVNMNKLSGGTVRASWYDPRNGTSTLVGTFPNTGTRQFTPPGSGAGQDWVLVLDDASRGFPLPGEVVTQPPPNGSFYRAINLNGAATVIDGRNWEGGDAPNYTFTGTAFANPAVTLNPATDANRAAMIRSSIWSTSAAVRLHAMPSGSYTVYLYTWEDNDPETFSVYLEGSLVKANHDSGPAGTWARLGPWTVTVTDGTLDLTTSGGAANLSGIEVLGAGGGGNTFVRGVNFNGSAVTIDGQAWQSYSTALANGLGVNAPNLTTTTVTPVPATDSGTSAMLNSAIWKMNSDLLVSQSIANGDYSVSLWIMENYQSNSRSFRIRLEGTEVESAAGSLPLGGWKKYGPYPVTVGDGALNVDLVRVSGDPHLMGMAIFK; translated from the coding sequence ACGGCTCGCCGTTCTTCTACCTCGGAGATACGGCGTGGGAGCTCTTCCACCGGCTCAACCGCTCCGAGGCCGTGACGTATCTCCAGAAGCGCGCCGACCAGGGATTCACCGTGGTGCAGGCCGTGGCCGTGGCGGAGCTGGATGGGGTGAATACGCCCAACGCCCACGGGGACAAGCCGTTCACGAACAACAACCCCGCGACCCCCGCAACCACGCCGGGCGCCGACCCGGGCGACGCCACCCAGTATGACTACTGGGACCACGTCGACTTCATCGTCTCCGAGGCCGAGTCCCGGGGCATCTACACGGCGCTCTTGCCCACGTGGGGCAGCCACGTCCTGAACGGAACCCTCAACACCTCCAACGCCCAGGCCTACGGCCAGTTCCTCGGCAGCCGCTACGCCGGCAAGCCCATCATCTGGGTGCTCGGCGGAGACCGCTCCCCCGCGGGTTACGAGGCCGTGTGGCGCGCGCTCGCCAAGGGCATCGCCCTCGGCGTGTCCGGCACCGAGGACTACGCCCAGCTCCTCATGACGTACCACCCGCCGGGAGCCGCCACCTCCAGCACCTGGTTCCACAATGAGCCGTGGCTGGACTTCAACATGCGGCAGAACGGCCACTGCGCGAACACCGACGTCTGGAACCTCAACGCATCCGATCTGGCCCTCTCCCCCAGCAAGCCCGTCCTGGACGGCGAGCCGCTCTATGAGCAGCACCCCATCTGCTTCAACGCGCCCACCCATGGGTACTCGAACGACTACGAGATCCGGAAGTATGCGTACTGGGACGTGTTCGCGGGGGCGTTCGGCCACACCTATGGCCACCACTCGGTCTGGCAGATGTACGCGCCGGGCCGCTCCCCGGTGAATGGTCCCCAGAACTACTGGTCCGAGGCCCTCCTCCAACCGGGCGCCTCCCAGATGAAGTTCCTCCGCCGGCTCATCGAGTCCAGGCCGTTGCTCGTGCGCATCCCGGACCAGACCGTCCTCTCCACGAGCGCGGGCTCCGGCACGGCCCGGATCCAGGCCACCCGGGGCTCGGACGGCGGCTATGCCTTCGTCTACAGCGCCTCCGGGCAGTCCTTCGGCGTGAACATGAACAAGCTCTCCGGCGGCACGGTCCGGGCCTCCTGGTACGACCCGCGCAATGGGACCTCCACCCTGGTGGGCACGTTCCCCAACACGGGCACCCGGCAGTTCACTCCGCCGGGCAGCGGGGCCGGACAGGACTGGGTGCTGGTGCTGGATGACGCCTCACGCGGCTTCCCGCTCCCGGGCGAGGTCGTGACCCAGCCGCCCCCGAATGGCTCGTTCTACCGAGCCATCAACCTCAATGGCGCCGCCACCGTCATCGATGGCAGGAATTGGGAAGGCGGCGATGCTCCCAACTACACGTTCACGGGAACCGCTTTCGCCAACCCCGCCGTCACGCTCAACCCCGCCACCGACGCCAACCGCGCGGCGATGATCCGCTCCTCCATCTGGAGCACGTCGGCCGCGGTGCGGCTGCACGCGATGCCCAGCGGCTCCTACACGGTGTACCTCTACACCTGGGAAGACAATGATCCGGAGACGTTCAGCGTCTACCTCGAGGGCTCCCTGGTGAAGGCCAACCACGACAGCGGCCCGGCGGGGACGTGGGCCCGGCTCGGCCCGTGGACCGTCACGGTCACCGATGGCACCCTGGATCTGACCACCTCGGGCGGTGCGGCCAACCTCTCCGGCATCGAGGTTCTCGGCGCCGGGGGAGGCGGAAACACCTTCGTCCGCGGCGTCAACTTCAACGGGAGCGCGGTCACCATCGACGGCCAGGCGTGGCAGTCCTACTCCACCGCCCTGGCCAATGGCCTCGGGGTGAACGCCCCCAACCTGACGACCACCACGGTGACGCCAGTCCCGGCGACGGACAGCGGCACGAGCGCCATGCTCAACTCCGCCATCTGGAAGATGAACTCGGATCTCCTGGTGAGTCAGTCGATCGCCAACGGCGACTACTCCGTCTCGCTCTGGATCATGGAGAACTACCAGTCCAACTCCCGCTCCTTCCGGATCCGCCTGGAGGGCACCGAGGTCGAGAGCGCGGCGGGCAGCCTGCCGCTGGGAGGCTGGAAGAAGTACGGCCCCTATCCCGTGACGGTGGGTGATGGCGCGCTGAACGTGGACCTCGTCCGCGTGAGTGGAGACCCCCACCTCATGGGAATGGCCATCTTCAAGTAG
- a CDS encoding HEAT repeat domain-containing protein, whose product MTEEQREAALRDIRGSDPEAIIEAAKLLSADSSTTARLLELLASEERVEVRQGILYALTWHGDVSLWDLMIRILSDQKEHPKIRGQAAECISYLFEKIETDSKEFKAAVDALQEALKDDSPEVRYCATNALGSTKHLPIIPVGGRYGDQAALDALVRLARVASMPARAFVPHGLEVLARETTNVELRKRAVLVLRHLEKDKIEQVRSEASLALKKIGDKGG is encoded by the coding sequence TTGACCGAAGAGCAGAGGGAAGCCGCGCTGAGGGACATCCGAGGATCGGATCCCGAGGCCATCATCGAGGCGGCGAAGCTGCTTTCGGCGGATAGCTCGACGACGGCGAGGCTACTCGAGTTGCTCGCCAGCGAGGAGCGTGTCGAGGTGCGACAGGGTATCCTCTATGCGCTGACCTGGCATGGCGACGTCAGCTTGTGGGACCTCATGATCCGGATTCTCTCGGACCAGAAGGAGCACCCCAAGATTCGAGGTCAGGCCGCGGAGTGCATCTCCTACTTGTTCGAAAAGATCGAGACCGATTCCAAGGAGTTCAAAGCCGCCGTCGATGCTCTTCAGGAGGCCTTGAAAGACGATTCGCCCGAGGTCCGATACTGCGCTACCAATGCGCTCGGCTCGACCAAACATCTGCCAATCATTCCAGTTGGAGGCCGCTATGGCGACCAGGCCGCGCTGGACGCACTCGTGAGGTTGGCGAGAGTCGCGTCCATGCCGGCGAGAGCTTTCGTCCCGCATGGACTCGAAGTCCTCGCCAGGGAGACGACGAACGTCGAATTGCGGAAGCGTGCCGTCCTCGTGCTTCGCCACTTGGAGAAGGACAAGATTGAACAGGTCCGCTCGGAGGCGAGTCTGGCCCTCAAGAAGATCGGTGACAAGGGGGGATGA
- a CDS encoding immunity 53 family protein: protein MIQGVIARRRYDRADGRGHVEVAFFQPERDGETGDFRCPFEISGLEGIGPIRREAWGVDSVQALQQAMQGARVALEPHRAQLRWLGDSELGFAQYVPNGFGPELEAHFEQLIEREMLRLSQLWGVEQDARIRAAGGTPPPGKKRQWTREDALSDLEWLEQWYESQCREEWAHHQGVSIQSLDNPGWLLEVDLRGTNLEGRMADAVIQRTGEPPSESNGNQGGDDWMDCSIKEGRFIGAGDPRKLRAILNCFRVWARIHDNRSN from the coding sequence ATGATTCAAGGGGTGATCGCACGGAGGCGCTACGACAGGGCTGACGGTCGCGGACACGTGGAGGTCGCGTTCTTTCAGCCCGAGCGTGACGGGGAGACGGGGGATTTTCGTTGCCCTTTTGAGATCAGTGGCTTGGAGGGCATTGGTCCGATCCGCCGGGAGGCCTGGGGGGTCGATTCGGTTCAGGCCCTCCAGCAGGCGATGCAAGGGGCGCGGGTAGCGTTGGAGCCGCATCGTGCGCAGCTCCGCTGGCTCGGCGACTCGGAACTGGGCTTTGCCCAGTATGTGCCGAATGGCTTCGGGCCTGAGCTGGAAGCTCACTTCGAGCAGTTGATCGAACGGGAGATGCTCAGGCTTTCTCAGCTCTGGGGAGTGGAGCAGGATGCCCGTATAAGAGCGGCCGGTGGGACCCCTCCACCCGGCAAGAAGCGCCAATGGACCCGGGAAGACGCCCTCTCCGACCTGGAATGGCTGGAGCAGTGGTATGAGTCCCAGTGCCGTGAGGAGTGGGCCCATCATCAGGGGGTGAGCATCCAATCCCTGGACAACCCGGGATGGTTGCTCGAGGTCGATCTGCGTGGAACGAACCTGGAGGGGCGCATGGCGGATGCCGTGATTCAACGCACGGGGGAGCCCCCCTCGGAGAGCAACGGGAATCAGGGAGGAGACGATTGGATGGACTGCTCCATCAAGGAGGGACGCTTCATCGGAGCGGGAGATCCCCGGAAGCTTCGAGCCATCCTGAACTGCTTCCGGGTATGGGCTCGGATCCATGACAACCGCTCGAACTGA
- a CDS encoding TauD/TfdA family dioxygenase has protein sequence MMASTTSTPSVTWPGRVLEGPAAWRGADLARSETWIHRFSSGELAELDRALAGVRGLPRPVLDVTRDNFVLPTLAPTLARVKHELLHGRGFILFRGLPTERYSLPELATLFWGLGTYLGTAVSQNAQGHVLGHVKDLGYDANNPSTRLYQTNQRQGYHTDSADIVGLLCLRTARHGGLSSLASTVSVYNEMYRRRPDLARVLFEPFHTDHRGEYRPGHKPYFSIPVLNFHAGELTGIYQRRYIESAQRFEEAPRLTPQQVEALDLFDTLLDDPALHLEMRLEPGDMQFIHNHQLLHDRTAFEDWPEPERRRHLLRLWLCPPDGRPLPPVFTERYGSVEVGRRGGVQVPVSELKAPLDV, from the coding sequence ATGATGGCCTCGACGACCTCCACCCCCTCTGTCACCTGGCCCGGCCGCGTCCTCGAAGGACCCGCCGCGTGGCGCGGCGCGGACCTCGCCCGGAGCGAGACGTGGATCCACCGCTTCTCGTCCGGCGAACTCGCCGAGTTGGACCGGGCACTCGCCGGGGTGCGCGGGCTGCCCCGCCCGGTGCTCGACGTCACCCGGGACAACTTCGTCCTCCCCACGCTCGCGCCCACCCTGGCGCGCGTGAAACACGAGTTGCTGCATGGCCGCGGCTTCATCCTCTTCCGGGGCTTGCCCACCGAGCGCTACTCGCTCCCGGAGCTGGCCACGCTGTTCTGGGGGCTCGGCACGTACCTCGGCACGGCCGTGTCACAGAACGCCCAGGGGCACGTGCTCGGGCATGTGAAGGATCTGGGGTACGACGCCAACAACCCCAGCACGCGCCTCTACCAGACCAACCAGCGGCAGGGCTATCACACGGACTCCGCGGACATCGTGGGGCTGCTGTGCTTGCGCACCGCCAGGCACGGAGGGCTCAGCAGCCTCGCCAGCACGGTGTCCGTCTACAACGAGATGTACCGGCGCCGGCCGGACCTCGCCCGCGTCCTCTTCGAGCCCTTCCACACCGACCACCGCGGCGAGTACCGGCCCGGCCACAAGCCCTACTTCTCCATCCCCGTGCTCAACTTCCACGCGGGCGAGCTCACGGGCATCTACCAGCGCCGCTACATCGAGTCCGCCCAGCGCTTCGAGGAGGCCCCCCGGCTGACGCCCCAGCAGGTGGAGGCGCTCGATCTGTTCGACACCCTGCTCGATGACCCCGCGCTGCACCTGGAGATGCGACTCGAGCCCGGGGACATGCAGTTCATCCACAACCATCAGCTCCTCCACGACCGGACGGCCTTCGAGGACTGGCCGGAGCCCGAGCGCCGGCGGCACCTGCTGCGGCTGTGGTTGTGCCCACCGGATGGCCGCCCGCTGCCGCCTGTCTTCACCGAGCGCTACGGCAGCGTGGAGGTGGGACGGCGCGGCGGTGTCCAGGTGCCCGTCAGCGAGCTCAAGGCGCCCCTGGATGTCTGA
- a CDS encoding GGDEF domain-containing protein — protein sequence MGQNETVVTVISKISERPVDLDAALVVIYGLELGRKYDLCKTETLIGRSAKAEIQVDQESISRNHACITTSKRGVFIKDLESTNGTFVNDEPVRGETPLCNGDLVKIGRTIFKFIAGGNIETAYHDEIYRLTTMDGLTQIYNRRYFEEALEREVSRSRRYERSLALVMFDVDHFKRVNDQHGHLAGDYVLKQLASTLRTRIRREDVFARYGGEEFGVLLPEVDLVGAVKLAEKARRLVEKQRFEFDNTLIPISISLGVAVLESGHRDLVDLKRAADAKLYEAKAAGRNRVCS from the coding sequence ATGGGTCAGAACGAGACCGTCGTCACGGTCATCTCGAAGATTTCCGAGCGGCCGGTCGATCTCGACGCGGCCCTGGTGGTGATCTACGGCCTGGAGCTGGGGCGCAAGTACGACCTGTGCAAGACGGAGACGCTCATTGGCCGCTCGGCCAAGGCGGAGATCCAGGTGGACCAGGAGTCCATCAGCCGCAACCACGCGTGCATCACCACGAGCAAGCGGGGGGTGTTCATCAAGGACCTGGAGTCGACGAACGGCACGTTCGTGAACGACGAGCCGGTGCGGGGGGAGACGCCTCTGTGCAACGGGGACCTGGTGAAGATTGGCCGGACGATCTTCAAGTTCATCGCCGGGGGGAACATCGAGACGGCGTACCACGATGAGATCTACCGGCTGACGACGATGGACGGGCTGACGCAGATCTACAACCGGCGCTACTTCGAGGAGGCGCTGGAGCGCGAGGTGTCACGCTCGCGCCGCTACGAGCGCAGCCTGGCGCTGGTGATGTTCGACGTGGATCACTTCAAGCGGGTGAATGATCAGCACGGGCACCTGGCGGGGGACTACGTGCTCAAGCAGCTCGCCTCCACGCTGCGCACGCGCATCCGCCGCGAGGACGTGTTCGCGCGCTATGGCGGGGAGGAGTTCGGGGTGCTGCTGCCCGAGGTGGACCTCGTGGGCGCGGTGAAGCTGGCGGAGAAGGCGCGCCGGCTGGTGGAGAAACAGCGCTTCGAGTTCGACAACACCCTGATTCCCATCTCCATCTCGCTGGGGGTGGCGGTGCTGGAGTCGGGGCACCGGGACCTGGTGGACTTGAAGCGGGCGGCGGACGCGAAGCTGTACGAGGCGAAGGCGGCGGGCCGCAACCGCGTCTGCTCGTGA
- a CDS encoding DUF721 domain-containing protein, whose translation MARRDPQTLDQLLPRVLARLAEQSGKGRTLGPVWRATVGDAIARHSRPASLEGGTLVVSVASAEWAHTLSRQEDSLREQLNHRLGPGAVSSLVFQLE comes from the coding sequence ATGGCCCGGCGCGATCCGCAGACCCTCGACCAGCTCCTTCCCCGTGTCCTGGCCCGCCTGGCCGAGCAGTCCGGCAAGGGGCGCACCCTCGGTCCGGTGTGGCGCGCCACGGTGGGGGACGCCATCGCCCGGCACTCCCGGCCCGCCTCGCTCGAGGGCGGCACCCTGGTGGTGTCCGTGGCCAGCGCCGAGTGGGCACACACCCTGTCGCGCCAGGAGGACTCGCTGCGCGAGCAGCTCAACCACCGGCTGGGCCCCGGTGCGGTGTCCTCGCTCGTCTTCCAGTTGGAGTAG
- a CDS encoding CAP domain-containing protein, whose translation MLALVLGALVAATPLTPTDMEERTARHVLQEFERVGRRSPQVDPALTEAARVLARRALDDSPAGAVEEPALTEAVSDAGGADPSPRSYVVRAGEREHALETILERKDLSQERATHLGVGVAVEGSRSALVVLLAERKAVLQRFPRVFDTPTPQGLCGEFTAPLRGAQVFVTLPEGRVERPALTREEEATFCTRLLLARPGRYTVEVVGRGERGPEVAALFLVDVGTPRRRGEGTRVEEPTSVEAAREAVLERINALRRAQALPPLSTDRTLEEVAQAYSERMAREGFFAHVAPDGSDLSSRLRAAGAQARVSGENLGMASGALAAHAGIEHSPGHRNNLLGAQFTHVGLGVSFHSVDGRPQVLLTEVFASSGGTSHPADPREDVYQALAAHRASHGLAPLRRLPSLERLALEQARRALAANRPPSQLPGEPVHERVFRALNDNARSASVDFYVTDNPSRLPDSKNLADRKTTVMGVGTVRGDSPTYGEGRYWVVVIYAATR comes from the coding sequence ATGCTCGCCCTCGTCCTCGGCGCCCTCGTGGCCGCCACCCCCCTGACGCCCACCGACATGGAAGAGCGCACGGCGCGCCACGTGCTCCAGGAGTTCGAGCGCGTGGGCCGGCGCTCCCCCCAGGTGGACCCGGCTCTCACCGAGGCGGCGCGCGTGCTGGCGCGACGGGCGCTCGACGACAGCCCCGCGGGCGCGGTGGAGGAGCCCGCCCTCACCGAGGCCGTCAGCGACGCGGGCGGCGCCGATCCCTCCCCCCGCTCCTATGTCGTCCGCGCCGGAGAGCGCGAGCACGCCCTGGAGACGATCCTCGAGCGCAAGGACTTGAGCCAGGAGCGCGCCACGCACCTGGGCGTGGGCGTGGCGGTGGAGGGCTCGCGCTCGGCCCTCGTGGTGTTGCTCGCCGAGCGCAAGGCCGTGCTCCAGCGCTTCCCCCGCGTCTTCGACACCCCCACCCCCCAGGGCCTGTGCGGCGAGTTCACCGCCCCCCTGCGCGGCGCCCAGGTGTTCGTCACCCTGCCGGAGGGCCGCGTGGAGCGCCCCGCCCTCACGCGCGAGGAGGAGGCCACCTTCTGCACCCGGCTGCTGCTCGCGCGGCCGGGCCGCTACACGGTGGAAGTCGTCGGCCGGGGGGAGCGGGGCCCGGAGGTGGCGGCGCTGTTCCTCGTGGACGTGGGCACGCCCCGGCGGCGCGGCGAGGGCACGCGCGTGGAGGAGCCCACCAGCGTGGAGGCCGCGCGCGAGGCGGTGCTCGAGCGCATCAACGCGCTGCGTCGCGCCCAGGCACTGCCGCCGCTGAGCACCGACCGCACCCTGGAGGAGGTGGCCCAGGCCTACAGCGAGCGCATGGCGCGCGAGGGCTTCTTCGCCCACGTGGCGCCGGATGGCTCGGACTTGAGCAGCCGCTTGCGCGCCGCGGGGGCCCAGGCGCGCGTGTCCGGGGAGAACCTGGGCATGGCCTCCGGAGCGCTCGCCGCCCACGCCGGCATCGAACACAGCCCCGGCCACCGCAACAACCTGCTCGGCGCGCAGTTTACCCACGTGGGCCTCGGCGTGAGCTTCCACTCGGTGGACGGGCGCCCCCAGGTGCTGCTCACCGAGGTGTTCGCCTCGAGCGGTGGCACCTCGCACCCGGCGGATCCCCGCGAGGACGTGTACCAGGCACTCGCCGCCCACCGCGCCTCGCATGGACTGGCGCCCCTGCGGCGTCTGCCCTCCCTGGAGCGCCTCGCCCTGGAGCAGGCCCGGCGCGCACTCGCCGCCAACCGGCCCCCTTCCCAACTGCCGGGAGAACCCGTGCACGAGCGCGTCTTCCGGGCCTTGAATGACAATGCCCGGAGCGCCTCGGTGGATTTCTATGTGACGGACAATCCCTCGCGTTTACCAGATTCCAAGAATCTGGCGGATCGCAAGACAACCGTGATGGGTGTGGGCACCGTGCGCGGCGACTCCCCCACCTACGGAGAAGGGCGATACTGGGTGGTGGTCATCTACGCCGCCACCCGTTGA
- a CDS encoding transglycosylase SLT domain-containing protein, producing the protein MRRWTGSGLLTVMVGTGAWAQSASTLEAVRLHRAEARTQARQELEACVARKCPEQGRLALLTGTLALAEGDVAEARTLLTGAEVPALLRPYLAYYQGQAHFYAGDAAAAAAAFARALEKAPPALAPGARARLGESLLAAGKAKEAAPMLEAAATQEPSAELLFQRAQARKALGNAAGEQADLRAVALRYPKHPYADEALGLLEALKPPLRLTLAEHLQRAQGLLDAGDAKRALEELERAEAAKLVRTPPDKARVALVRAQALFATGQKPKAEEALSVARRGPPAVAAEAAYVTARRAMKTDDNATARKLMQALEKEFSKEAPADEAGFFVGWLDLQAGHFAEAVKAFSDFEQRHARSRRRDEAMWYRALAHLRLEQYPQARAVLDTLVSTFPQSSLVPQARYWAARGQALEGASADVIGPAYETVITSAPNSYYALLAAERLRELGKQPPPPFPEAPRPPKGNEVPAELKLAVALTEAGLFRDAAEDVRARAARIRDPEQALAFAGALLRLGEYGNAHMVAARHLWGRAFGARMPEALAAFYPRAFENAVQSEASRYEVSPYLVWAIMRRESAFRPEVASAADARGLMQVIPPTARAIARKLAEPEPAPAELFSPSLSIRYGAWYLSQLMKRFAHPALAAAAYNAGPEAAVKWVKDKGVLPLDLFVEEIPFRETRGYVKQVLADLYLYQSFYGKDTSPQRLSLTVPVPNTEGVGF; encoded by the coding sequence ATGCGACGGTGGACGGGCAGTGGGCTGCTGACGGTGATGGTGGGCACGGGGGCGTGGGCCCAGTCCGCCTCGACGCTGGAAGCCGTCCGGCTGCACCGCGCCGAGGCCCGGACCCAGGCGCGCCAGGAGCTCGAGGCGTGCGTGGCCCGCAAGTGCCCGGAACAAGGCCGGCTCGCCCTGCTCACCGGCACCCTCGCCCTGGCGGAGGGGGATGTGGCAGAAGCACGTACCCTGCTGACGGGCGCGGAGGTGCCCGCGCTGTTGCGGCCCTACCTCGCCTACTACCAGGGACAAGCGCACTTCTACGCGGGGGACGCGGCGGCGGCGGCGGCGGCGTTCGCCCGGGCGTTGGAGAAGGCGCCCCCGGCGCTCGCCCCCGGGGCCCGGGCCCGGCTGGGTGAGTCGCTGCTGGCCGCGGGCAAGGCGAAGGAGGCCGCCCCCATGCTGGAGGCCGCGGCCACCCAGGAGCCCAGCGCGGAGCTGCTCTTCCAGCGGGCCCAGGCGCGCAAGGCCCTGGGCAACGCCGCCGGAGAGCAGGCGGACCTGCGCGCCGTGGCGCTGCGCTACCCCAAGCACCCCTACGCGGACGAGGCCCTGGGGCTGCTCGAGGCCCTCAAGCCCCCGCTCCGGCTGACGCTCGCCGAGCACCTGCAACGCGCCCAGGGACTGCTGGACGCCGGCGACGCCAAGCGCGCCCTGGAGGAGTTGGAGCGGGCCGAGGCCGCGAAGCTCGTGCGCACCCCACCGGACAAGGCGCGCGTGGCGCTGGTGCGCGCCCAGGCGCTGTTCGCCACCGGCCAGAAGCCCAAGGCCGAGGAGGCCCTGTCCGTGGCGCGCCGGGGGCCCCCGGCGGTGGCCGCCGAGGCCGCCTATGTCACCGCCCGCCGGGCCATGAAGACGGACGACAACGCCACCGCCCGCAAGCTCATGCAGGCCCTGGAGAAGGAGTTCTCCAAGGAGGCCCCGGCCGACGAGGCGGGCTTCTTCGTGGGGTGGTTGGACTTGCAGGCGGGGCACTTCGCGGAGGCGGTGAAGGCCTTCAGCGACTTCGAGCAACGGCACGCGCGCTCGCGGCGCCGGGACGAGGCGATGTGGTACCGGGCGCTGGCGCACCTGAGGCTCGAGCAGTACCCCCAGGCGCGCGCGGTGCTGGACACGCTGGTGAGCACCTTTCCCCAGAGCAGCCTGGTGCCCCAGGCGCGCTACTGGGCGGCGCGCGGCCAGGCGCTCGAGGGCGCCTCGGCGGACGTCATCGGGCCCGCGTACGAGACCGTCATCACCAGCGCGCCCAACTCGTACTACGCCCTGCTCGCCGCCGAGCGGCTGCGCGAGCTGGGCAAGCAGCCGCCCCCGCCCTTTCCCGAGGCGCCCCGGCCCCCCAAGGGCAATGAGGTGCCCGCGGAGCTGAAGCTGGCGGTGGCGCTCACCGAGGCGGGGCTGTTCCGCGACGCGGCCGAGGACGTGCGGGCCCGCGCCGCGCGCATCCGGGATCCGGAGCAGGCGCTGGCGTTCGCGGGGGCGCTCTTGCGGCTGGGCGAGTACGGCAACGCGCACATGGTGGCGGCGCGGCACCTGTGGGGCCGGGCGTTCGGCGCGCGCATGCCCGAGGCGCTCGCCGCCTTCTATCCCCGCGCCTTCGAGAACGCGGTGCAGAGCGAGGCGTCACGCTACGAGGTGAGCCCCTACCTCGTCTGGGCCATCATGCGCCGCGAGAGCGCCTTCCGGCCCGAGGTGGCCAGTGCCGCGGACGCCCGGGGGCTGATGCAGGTGATTCCGCCCACCGCGCGCGCCATCGCCCGCAAGCTCGCCGAGCCGGAGCCCGCGCCCGCGGAGCTGTTCTCGCCCTCGCTGAGCATCCGGTATGGGGCGTGGTACCTGTCGCAGTTGATGAAGCGCTTCGCCCACCCGGCGCTCGCGGCGGCCGCGTACAACGCGGGGCCCGAGGCGGCCGTCAAATGGGTGAAGGACAAGGGCGTGCTCCCGCTCGACCTGTTCGTCGAGGAGATTCCCTTCCGCGAGACGCGTGGCTACGTGAAGCAGGTGCTCGCGGACCTGTATCTCTATCAATCCTTCTACGGCAAGGACACCTCGCCGCAACGTCTGTCATTGACGGTGCCCGTGCCCAACACCGAGGGCGTGGGGTTCTGA
- a CDS encoding class I SAM-dependent methyltransferase → MGLYERHVLPPLLDWVMRNPEMTRQRQLLVPQARGRVLEVGIGSGLNLPFYGPGVERLWGVDPSLELQRQARARAEGRPFPVELLAHPAEALPLETHGVDTVVMTWTLCSIPDAPRALGEIRRVLVPGGRLLFVEHGRSPRARVEQLQRWLTPGWSRLAGGCRLDRKVDTLLEEAGFRLEYLECFYLRGPRPMTFTYRGEARPR, encoded by the coding sequence ATGGGCCTCTACGAGCGCCACGTCCTCCCGCCGCTGTTGGACTGGGTGATGCGCAACCCGGAGATGACGCGCCAGCGCCAGCTCCTCGTGCCCCAGGCGCGGGGGCGGGTGCTGGAGGTGGGCATCGGCTCCGGGTTGAACCTGCCCTTCTACGGACCCGGGGTGGAGCGGCTGTGGGGGGTGGACCCGAGCCTGGAGCTGCAACGTCAGGCGCGTGCCCGGGCCGAGGGGCGGCCCTTTCCCGTGGAGCTGCTCGCCCATCCGGCGGAGGCCCTTCCCCTGGAGACGCACGGCGTGGACACGGTGGTGATGACGTGGACGCTGTGCTCGATTCCCGATGCGCCCCGGGCGCTGGGGGAGATCCGCCGGGTGCTCGTGCCCGGGGGGCGGCTGCTCTTCGTGGAGCATGGCCGGTCGCCGCGAGCGCGCGTCGAGCAGCTCCAGCGCTGGCTGACGCCGGGGTGGAGTCGGCTCGCCGGGGGCTGCCGGCTCGACCGGAAGGTCGACACGCTCCTGGAGGAGGCGGGCTTCCGGCTCGAGTACCTGGAGTGCTTCTACCTGCGCGGTCCCCGGCCCATGACCTTCACCTATCGCGGAGAGGCCCGGCCGAGGTGA